One genomic segment of Chloroflexota bacterium includes these proteins:
- the cas4 gene encoding CRISPR-associated protein Cas4, translated as MNESWMLQAVDLKQWTYCPRIVYYAYFMPSIRPETYLMIEGKIAHEEEELREVRRSLRRYRLDKARRHLRVEVQDADLGVSGRIDLVLQLTGEIIPVEYKLDTNRFQQHHRVQLAVYALLLEANGWTPIRRGFLYSIRTKRAEEVRMTTRLKSRARTMVSEVREMIASERMPDPPRSRGKCVNCEFRRFCNDVI; from the coding sequence ATGAACGAGTCCTGGATGTTGCAGGCAGTCGATTTGAAGCAGTGGACGTACTGCCCTCGAATCGTCTACTACGCCTACTTCATGCCCTCCATCCGCCCGGAGACTTATCTGATGATCGAAGGGAAGATCGCACACGAGGAGGAAGAGCTACGCGAGGTAAGGCGAAGCCTGCGTCGGTACAGGCTGGACAAAGCGCGGCGACATCTACGAGTAGAGGTACAAGATGCAGACCTGGGCGTAAGCGGCCGAATCGACCTGGTACTGCAGTTGACAGGTGAAATAATTCCTGTAGAATACAAATTGGATACGAACCGATTCCAACAGCATCATCGTGTTCAGCTCGCAGTATATGCGCTTCTATTGGAGGCCAATGGCTGGACTCCCATCCGGCGAGGCTTCCTATATTCCATCCGGACCAAGCGGGCGGAGGAGGTCCGGATGACCACGCGACTGAAGTCTCGGGCGCGGACGATGGTCTCGGAAGTGCGGGAAATGATCGCTTCCGAGCGTATGCCAGATCCACCCCGCTCGAGAGGGAAATGCGTGAACTGTGAGTTCCGGCGATTCTGCAACGATGTGATATAG
- the cas2 gene encoding CRISPR-associated endonuclease Cas2 — protein MPCLLVYDIPDDRIRTKVSDLCLDYGLDRIQYSAFVGQLNKTYRKELMARIRRQVGRKAAKVQLIYVCNEDWAQRIIIEQEEKRK, from the coding sequence ATGCCCTGCCTGCTGGTATACGACATCCCTGACGATCGGATACGCACGAAGGTCTCCGATTTGTGTCTGGATTATGGCCTGGATCGCATCCAATATTCCGCCTTTGTCGGTCAGTTGAACAAGACATATCGGAAAGAGCTCATGGCCCGGATCCGGAGGCAGGTTGGCCGAAAGGCGGCGAAAGTACAATTGATCTACGTCTGCAACGAGGATTGGGCGCAGCGGATCATCATCGAGCAAGAGGAGAAGCGCAAATAG
- the cas1 gene encoding CRISPR-associated endonuclease Cas1 — MPIIRHLIVDEFGTFIRKHSGRLQVERLKTGEKLTQAPLIHLEQVLIGSNGVSISADAVRACAEAGIPIHFMSSRGTPYASLVSVGLVGTVQTRRSQMLAYHDARGLHLARAFATGKIENQARLIRYAAKYRKEKDPDLYQELQLLASETLDHLAEVEQAQGSRVDDVRFQLLSAEGRAAQKYWAAIRLLLRDQMDWPGRRGRGAKDPINMALNYGYGVLYGQVERAILLAGLEPYAGFLHVDRPGKPSLVLDLIEEFRAPVVDRTILSIVNRGMGIETDDQGFLTQETRRMIAERVLDRLDRPERYEGKRHKLGAILQTQARHLATYLRGERETYTPYLASW, encoded by the coding sequence ATGCCCATCATCCGACATCTGATCGTTGACGAGTTTGGCACTTTCATCCGCAAGCACTCCGGCCGCCTTCAGGTCGAGCGACTGAAGACGGGGGAGAAACTGACGCAGGCGCCGCTCATCCACCTGGAGCAGGTCCTCATCGGCTCCAACGGGGTGAGCATCAGCGCGGATGCCGTACGCGCCTGTGCCGAGGCCGGCATCCCCATCCACTTCATGAGCAGCCGGGGAACCCCCTACGCCTCCCTGGTCTCCGTCGGGCTGGTGGGAACCGTGCAAACTCGCCGCTCCCAGATGCTGGCCTACCACGACGCTCGCGGCCTGCACCTCGCCCGGGCGTTCGCCACCGGTAAGATCGAGAATCAAGCCCGCTTGATCCGCTACGCCGCCAAATATCGAAAGGAAAAGGATCCCGATCTCTACCAGGAGCTCCAACTGCTGGCCAGCGAAACGCTGGATCATCTGGCAGAGGTGGAGCAAGCCCAAGGCAGCCGTGTGGACGACGTGCGCTTCCAGTTGCTGTCGGCCGAGGGGCGGGCCGCGCAGAAATATTGGGCCGCCATCCGCCTACTCCTCCGAGATCAGATGGACTGGCCCGGACGTCGGGGGCGAGGCGCCAAAGATCCGATCAACATGGCGTTGAACTACGGATATGGCGTGCTCTACGGCCAGGTCGAGCGGGCGATCCTGCTGGCCGGTCTGGAGCCATACGCCGGGTTCCTCCATGTCGATCGGCCGGGCAAACCCAGCCTGGTGCTGGACCTGATCGAGGAATTCCGAGCACCGGTCGTAGACCGGACCATATTGAGCATCGTCAACCGGGGCATGGGCATTGAGACGGACGACCAAGGATTCCTCACACAAGAGACGCGCCGGATGATCGCCGAGCGGGTATTGGACCGCCTGGACCGCCCCGAGCGGTACGAAGGGAAACGCCACAAGCTGGGGGCCATTCTGCAAACCCAAGCCCGTCACCTGGCTACCTATCTGCGAGGTGAGCGGGAGACATACACGCCGTACCTGGCGAGCTGGTAA
- a CDS encoding four helix bundle protein translates to MRSYRDLEVWQRAKALAVEIYRITESFPRREQYGLTGQVRRAAISIPSNIAEGHVRRSDKVLANHINIALGSAAELSTQLDIALDVGYLQPEDYQPLQDELQEITKMLFGLLATITGKR, encoded by the coding sequence ATTAGAAGTTATCGTGATCTAGAAGTGTGGCAGCGGGCGAAAGCTCTAGCTGTAGAGATCTATCGCATCACGGAGTCCTTCCCTCGGCGTGAGCAATATGGCCTAACTGGTCAGGTTCGGCGCGCTGCGATCTCAATCCCCTCTAACATCGCGGAAGGGCATGTAAGACGGTCGGATAAAGTGCTCGCCAATCACATCAATATAGCCCTTGGCTCAGCCGCAGAACTCAGTACGCAGCTCGATATCGCTCTGGATGTGGGATATCTCCAACCCGAAGATTATCAGCCCCTTCAGGATGAGCTACAAGAGATTACGAAAATGCTTTTCGGCCTCCTGGCCACGATCACCGGCAAGCGCTAA
- a CDS encoding CRISPR system precrRNA processing endoribonuclease RAMP protein Cas6, whose protein sequence is MTTCGLPQLTSHHLCIEVRAQTHIAFGRQPGGQLRGALFGVLRHHYCPAPDDPDPGHSAICPVCWLLAREDAGWWRGNTPVRPYTIEPPLPDPHNGRPPFHYRPGETFTFGITLFGTAVNLLPYLILAIPEMGRVGAGRRLPQNKGHRGRFTLVNIRCIHPLTGEEQLLMGEGGSTVQIPTLPVATADIQEAADRMLARINGRVRLHFLTPTRIIARGRQRIRRPLFRPLFGRLVDRIEGLAREYGDIGEIDVKPTLEAAEHVELICEDTVWVDLSSHSSRTGRSTPIGGFMGYATYMTKDWAPLLPWLIWGTLTHVGKNAVKGDGWYEVSG, encoded by the coding sequence AGCCGGGCGGGCAACTGCGCGGCGCCCTTTTCGGCGTCCTGCGCCACCACTACTGCCCGGCGCCGGACGATCCCGATCCCGGCCACTCCGCCATATGCCCCGTCTGCTGGCTCCTGGCCCGCGAGGACGCAGGCTGGTGGCGCGGCAACACCCCTGTGCGCCCCTACACCATTGAGCCGCCATTGCCCGATCCCCACAACGGCCGCCCGCCCTTCCACTATCGGCCGGGCGAGACGTTCACCTTCGGCATCACCCTCTTCGGCACGGCCGTGAACCTGCTCCCCTACCTGATCCTGGCCATCCCGGAGATGGGACGCGTCGGCGCGGGACGACGACTGCCACAAAACAAGGGCCACCGGGGACGCTTCACCCTGGTCAACATCCGGTGCATCCACCCGCTCACCGGGGAAGAGCAGCTTCTCATGGGCGAGGGGGGATCCACCGTGCAGATCCCGACCCTCCCCGTGGCCACAGCCGATATCCAGGAGGCGGCGGACCGCATGCTCGCCCGAATCAACGGCAGAGTGCGCTTGCACTTCCTGACCCCCACCCGCATCATCGCACGAGGTCGCCAACGGATCCGCCGTCCGCTGTTCCGCCCCCTCTTCGGCCGGTTGGTGGACCGAATCGAGGGGCTGGCCCGTGAGTATGGCGACATCGGCGAGATCGACGTGAAGCCAACCCTGGAGGCAGCGGAGCACGTGGAGCTGATCTGCGAGGACACCGTGTGGGTCGACCTGTCTAGCCACTCCTCCCGCACAGGGCGATCCACCCCCATCGGCGGATTTATGGGATATGCCACCTACATGACGAAAGACTGGGCCCCCCTCCTCCCGTGGCTCATCTGGGGCACCCTGACCCACGTGGGAAAGAACGCGGTGAAGGGGGACGGGTGGTACGAGGTTAGCGGTTAG